The proteins below are encoded in one region of Candidatus Planktophila lacus:
- a CDS encoding RecB family exonuclease, protein MSQLRLSPSRISDFNNCPQLYKYRTIDLLPEPPSIDAERGTLIHTVLEDLFEIPASDRTISHAAQMLPEKWQAQIEEKPAIKELVLDSGAWFKRAEELLGNYFTLENPTLFEPTYRELHLEMDLSPELYLHGYVDRLDVAPTGEVRIVDYKTGKSPKPGWEDKAFFQLRVYALLYWKNHGVIPKLLQLIYMGDTRLIKSTPTEKDLIKTEQILFDVAADILRAIERNEFRPRPTKLCDWCFFKAICPAHVG, encoded by the coding sequence ATGAGCCAATTGAGACTTTCGCCTAGCCGCATCAGCGACTTTAATAATTGTCCACAGCTCTACAAATATCGCACGATCGACCTATTGCCTGAACCACCGAGCATCGACGCCGAACGTGGAACGCTGATTCATACTGTTCTGGAAGATCTCTTTGAAATCCCGGCATCGGATCGAACAATCTCACACGCTGCACAAATGTTGCCGGAGAAGTGGCAGGCGCAGATTGAAGAAAAGCCTGCAATAAAAGAGTTGGTTCTAGATTCTGGAGCTTGGTTTAAGCGAGCCGAAGAGTTACTTGGAAATTACTTCACCTTAGAAAACCCAACGCTCTTTGAGCCAACTTATCGAGAGCTGCATCTCGAGATGGATCTATCCCCCGAACTTTATCTACATGGATACGTCGATCGTTTAGATGTTGCACCAACCGGTGAGGTTCGCATCGTTGACTACAAAACCGGAAAATCGCCGAAACCTGGCTGGGAAGATAAGGCTTTCTTCCAACTTCGAGTTTACGCGCTTCTGTATTGGAAGAACCACGGCGTGATTCCAAAGCTTTTGCAACTGATCTACATGGGCGATACTCGATTGATAAAGAGCACACCCACTGAAAAGGATCTAATTAAGACCGAACAGATACTCTTTGATGTTGCTGCAGATATCTTGCGCGCGATTGAACGAAATGAATTCAGGCCGCGCCCAACAAAGCTATGTGATTGGTGCTTCTTTAAGGCTATCTGCCCAGCTCACGTTGGTTAA
- a CDS encoding HAD family hydrolase, with protein sequence MSFQAIFFDMDGLFLDSEPQWHEAETQMMRENGYDWKPEDQLHCLGGPLRRVAEYMSNCLEGHKSPTELESMIIAEMTDRLSRKVPLMPGALAISKAIHESRTKQGLVSASPRPIVDGVLRGLNEKYFDITVGAGDIERTKPFPDPYLHAAKLLGVDIEQSLIFEDSPTGITAAVASGAFVVAVPHYVEVEEQPRLKVISSFEDITILDLEKWSEVNQRELGR encoded by the coding sequence TTGAGTTTCCAAGCAATCTTCTTTGATATGGACGGACTCTTTCTAGATTCCGAGCCACAGTGGCATGAAGCCGAAACGCAGATGATGCGTGAGAACGGTTACGACTGGAAGCCGGAAGATCAATTGCACTGTCTTGGCGGACCACTACGTCGCGTCGCTGAATACATGTCTAATTGTCTAGAGGGGCATAAATCACCAACCGAATTAGAAAGCATGATCATCGCAGAGATGACCGATCGTCTCTCGAGAAAAGTTCCGCTAATGCCGGGCGCGCTAGCAATATCAAAAGCCATTCATGAGTCGCGAACTAAGCAAGGGCTAGTTTCTGCAAGTCCGCGGCCTATCGTGGATGGCGTATTGCGTGGCCTGAACGAGAAGTATTTTGATATAACGGTAGGCGCTGGCGATATCGAGCGAACCAAACCTTTTCCTGATCCTTATCTACATGCGGCCAAACTTCTAGGTGTCGACATCGAACAATCACTTATCTTTGAAGATTCGCCAACTGGCATAACCGCAGCGGTCGCAAGCGGCGCTTTTGTAGTTGCCGTTCCTCACTATGTAGAAGTCGAAGAACAGCCTCGGCTCAAGGTGATTTCTTCTTTTGAAGATATAACGATTCTAGATCTAGAGAAATGGTCAGAAGTTAACCAACGTGAGCTGGGCAGATAG
- the metH gene encoding methionine synthase, which yields MTSPNRQRPAGLLRQALASRTVIADGAMGTMLQEADPTLEDFQGHEGCNEILNVSRPDIVRGVHDKYLAVGVDAIETNTFGANWANLAEYGIEDRIYELAFAGAKIAREAADAASTKEKPRFVLGSLGPGTKLPSLGHTTYQKLKDAYYTAAKGLLDAKSDALLVETTQDLLQAKAAVNGCRQAIEEVDFDVVLIAQVTVETTGTMLLGSEIGAALNALEPLEIDLIGLNCATGPAEMSEHLRYLSKFANCAISVMPNAGLPILGAKGAEYPLGPKELADALETFVGDYGIGLIGGCCGTTPEHLAAVVEKMSSKPFKNRGAALDPGASSLYQYVPFRQDNTYMAIGEKTNANGSRAFRDALVAEDWEKCVEIARDQIRDGAHMLDLSVDYVGRDGAKDMYEIASRFATASTLPIVLDSTEPNVLKAGLEALGGRCVINSVNYEDGDGPTSRFARIMPLVREHGAAVVALTIDEEGQARTAEWKLRVARRLIEDLTNNWQMKTGDILIDALTFPIATGQEETRRDGIETIEAIRSLKAEYPDVQTTLGVSNVSFGLNPAARVVLNSVFLHECVAAGLDSAIVHPSKITPLARIEERHKEVALDLVYDRRKYDGETCIYDPLTEFLQLFEGVELAASRNVRASELAALPLTERLQRRIIDGEKVGLSDDLDTAMAEGIKPLTIINDYLLEGMKVVGELFGKGEMQLPFVLQSAEVMKTAVAYLEPHMEKTDDEGRGTMLLATVKGDVHDIGKNLVDIILSNNGYTVVNIGIKQTINQIIDAAQESNVDAIGMSGLLVKSTVIMKENLEELTNRGLAEKWPVVLGGAALTRAFVEQDLAGMFPGEVRYARDAFEGLRLMDSIMAVKRGVPGAALPALRERKVPLRPKKDEALVIDTKRSDVAIDIDIPAAPFFGSRIIKGVPLADYVEMLDERALFVGQWGLKGARGEYETMVENEGRPRLRALLNQVQSKGWLNAAVVYGYFPCVSDGNDLVILHHEGPDKGKERTRFSFPRQSRDRRLCLSDFFAAKDSGKTDVVAFHVVTMGSEISKAANELFAANNYREYLELHGLSVQLTEALAEHWHARVREEFHVRGDDAPDLQGILDQGYRGSRYSFGYPACPNIEQQVELCELLEPGRIGVELSEEFQLHPEQSTSAIIVHHPEAKYFNAN from the coding sequence GTGACGAGCCCTAATCGCCAGAGACCCGCGGGATTACTCCGCCAAGCCCTGGCATCGCGCACGGTAATCGCCGATGGCGCGATGGGCACTATGTTGCAAGAGGCCGATCCAACGCTCGAGGATTTCCAAGGCCACGAAGGTTGCAACGAAATTCTTAACGTCTCCCGACCAGATATTGTGCGCGGAGTACACGATAAGTATTTGGCGGTCGGCGTTGATGCAATTGAGACCAATACCTTTGGCGCGAACTGGGCGAATTTAGCCGAGTACGGAATTGAAGATCGAATTTACGAACTTGCTTTCGCTGGAGCCAAGATCGCGCGCGAGGCGGCAGATGCTGCGAGCACAAAAGAGAAACCGCGCTTTGTTCTTGGCTCACTCGGTCCCGGAACGAAGCTACCTTCGCTCGGACATACTACTTATCAAAAATTGAAAGATGCGTACTACACAGCGGCAAAGGGTCTGCTTGATGCAAAGTCAGATGCGCTCTTAGTCGAAACAACGCAAGATTTATTACAGGCAAAAGCAGCAGTTAATGGTTGCCGCCAAGCGATCGAGGAAGTCGATTTCGACGTCGTTTTAATTGCCCAAGTAACAGTTGAAACAACTGGAACCATGTTGCTGGGCTCCGAAATCGGCGCGGCTTTAAATGCACTTGAACCTCTAGAGATTGACCTAATCGGGCTTAACTGCGCGACAGGTCCTGCCGAAATGTCTGAGCATCTACGTTACCTATCAAAGTTCGCTAACTGTGCGATCTCGGTAATGCCCAACGCTGGCCTGCCAATTCTTGGAGCAAAGGGCGCGGAGTATCCGCTTGGACCGAAAGAGTTAGCGGATGCGCTTGAAACATTTGTCGGGGATTACGGCATTGGTTTGATTGGTGGATGCTGCGGAACAACCCCTGAGCATCTGGCCGCAGTTGTGGAGAAGATGTCGAGCAAGCCATTTAAAAACCGTGGTGCAGCGCTCGATCCGGGTGCATCATCGCTCTATCAATATGTTCCATTCCGCCAAGACAATACTTATATGGCTATTGGAGAGAAGACCAACGCCAATGGTTCGCGAGCATTTCGTGATGCACTGGTAGCTGAAGATTGGGAGAAGTGCGTGGAAATCGCACGCGATCAGATCCGCGACGGTGCTCATATGCTCGATCTTTCAGTCGACTATGTCGGTCGTGATGGCGCAAAAGATATGTACGAGATTGCATCTCGCTTTGCAACTGCATCAACTCTGCCAATTGTGCTTGATTCGACCGAACCTAATGTTCTCAAAGCCGGACTTGAAGCACTTGGCGGTCGTTGCGTAATTAACTCCGTTAATTACGAAGATGGTGACGGTCCCACATCTCGCTTTGCGCGAATCATGCCTTTGGTCAGAGAACATGGTGCTGCAGTAGTTGCACTCACTATCGATGAAGAAGGTCAAGCTCGTACCGCCGAATGGAAGTTACGAGTTGCGCGTCGACTTATTGAAGATCTCACAAATAACTGGCAGATGAAGACCGGCGATATCTTGATCGACGCCCTTACTTTTCCTATCGCAACCGGCCAAGAAGAAACCCGTCGTGACGGAATTGAGACAATCGAGGCTATTCGCTCACTTAAAGCCGAATATCCAGATGTTCAAACAACTCTAGGCGTTTCCAACGTCTCATTCGGTTTAAACCCAGCGGCTCGTGTTGTTCTTAACTCTGTTTTCTTGCACGAATGCGTGGCAGCCGGACTTGATTCAGCAATCGTGCATCCTTCAAAGATCACACCTCTTGCGCGCATTGAAGAACGCCATAAGGAAGTTGCTCTCGATTTAGTTTATGACCGCCGCAAGTACGACGGTGAGACCTGTATCTATGATCCGCTAACCGAATTCTTACAACTCTTTGAAGGCGTTGAACTAGCCGCATCACGAAATGTACGAGCCTCGGAACTAGCCGCTTTGCCGCTTACTGAACGACTACAACGCCGCATCATTGATGGTGAAAAAGTCGGCCTCAGCGATGATCTTGATACTGCGATGGCCGAAGGCATCAAGCCACTGACAATTATTAATGACTATCTTCTTGAGGGCATGAAGGTCGTGGGTGAACTCTTCGGTAAAGGCGAGATGCAACTTCCTTTCGTACTTCAGAGCGCCGAAGTTATGAAGACGGCAGTTGCTTATCTTGAGCCGCATATGGAGAAGACCGATGACGAAGGTCGCGGCACAATGCTGCTGGCCACGGTTAAGGGCGATGTTCACGATATCGGTAAGAACTTGGTAGATATCATCTTGAGCAACAATGGGTACACCGTTGTGAATATTGGAATTAAGCAGACAATTAATCAGATTATTGATGCTGCACAAGAATCAAACGTTGATGCTATTGGTATGAGCGGGTTGCTTGTTAAATCAACGGTGATCATGAAAGAGAATCTTGAAGAGTTAACTAATCGCGGGCTTGCGGAAAAATGGCCAGTTGTACTTGGGGGAGCAGCGTTGACTCGTGCCTTCGTCGAACAAGACTTGGCTGGAATGTTTCCTGGAGAAGTTCGTTATGCACGTGATGCATTTGAAGGACTTCGTCTGATGGATTCGATTATGGCGGTAAAGCGCGGAGTTCCAGGAGCAGCGTTGCCTGCACTTAGAGAACGCAAGGTTCCACTGCGCCCCAAGAAAGATGAAGCTTTAGTAATCGATACCAAGAGAAGTGATGTTGCGATCGATATCGATATACCAGCGGCTCCATTCTTTGGTTCCCGAATCATTAAGGGCGTTCCGTTAGCGGATTATGTTGAAATGCTTGATGAACGTGCCTTGTTCGTTGGTCAATGGGGCTTAAAAGGTGCACGCGGCGAGTACGAAACGATGGTTGAAAATGAAGGGCGTCCTCGTCTTCGCGCGCTTCTAAATCAGGTTCAATCTAAGGGTTGGCTTAATGCTGCAGTTGTCTACGGTTACTTCCCTTGCGTCAGCGATGGCAATGATCTAGTTATCTTGCATCACGAAGGCCCAGATAAGGGTAAAGAGCGCACACGTTTCTCGTTCCCACGTCAGTCACGCGATCGCAGACTCTGCTTGAGCGATTTCTTCGCCGCTAAAGATTCAGGTAAAACCGATGTCGTCGCTTTCCATGTTGTGACGATGGGAAGTGAGATTAGTAAAGCGGCGAATGAGTTATTTGCCGCGAATAATTACCGCGAATATCTAGAGCTTCATGGTTTATCAGTTCAGTTAACAGAGGCGCTAGCCGAGCATTGGCATGCCCGAGTTCGTGAAGAGTTCCATGTTCGCGGCGACGATGCCCCTGATCTACAAGGGATTCTCGATCAGGGCTATCGCGGATCGAGATACTCATTTGGCTATCCAGCCTGTCCAAACATTGAACAACAAGTCGAGCTGTGTGAGCTGTTAGAGCCAGGACGTATTGGTGTCGAGCTATCTGAAGAATTCCAGTTGCATCCCGAACAAAGTACATCAGCAATTATCGTGCATCATCCTGAGGCGAAATACTTCAACGCAAATTGA
- a CDS encoding PAC2 family protein, with translation MEIHKIPALRSPIMVIAFSGWNDAAEAATGAVSHLLGIWSEIADVDNPKATDLIPELIADVDSEDYYDFQVNRPMIEIDGSHVRSLIWPGTQVFGLSTPQFANDFVIVRGVEPSMKWRTFTHQLLDLADDLEVSTIITLGSMLADAPHSRPITVTGSGAHPDIAKRLGIEVSRYEGPTGILGVIQDACLRRGIDAISLWAAVPHYASSSPSPKATLALINALEDFLEIEFPLGELNDHAQEWEKEVDELTQEDSEIGDYVKALEESKDSAAFSDVSGDEIARELEKFLRRQEGS, from the coding sequence GTGGAGATTCATAAGATACCTGCGCTGCGCTCACCAATCATGGTTATCGCATTCTCTGGTTGGAACGATGCTGCAGAAGCCGCAACTGGCGCTGTATCTCACCTCTTAGGTATCTGGAGTGAAATTGCAGATGTAGATAATCCAAAGGCAACAGATCTGATTCCAGAGCTAATCGCCGATGTTGATTCTGAAGATTATTACGATTTCCAAGTAAATCGCCCAATGATTGAGATCGATGGTTCGCATGTCAGATCTCTCATCTGGCCAGGAACCCAAGTCTTTGGTCTCTCCACACCTCAATTTGCCAACGATTTCGTAATCGTTCGCGGCGTTGAGCCATCGATGAAATGGCGCACATTTACGCATCAATTATTAGATCTCGCCGATGACTTAGAAGTATCAACCATCATTACCTTGGGTTCAATGCTCGCTGATGCTCCACACAGTCGTCCTATAACTGTTACGGGATCTGGTGCGCACCCCGACATAGCAAAGCGATTAGGGATTGAAGTCAGTCGTTATGAAGGTCCAACCGGAATTCTCGGTGTCATACAAGATGCATGTCTGCGACGTGGAATCGATGCGATTTCACTCTGGGCTGCCGTTCCTCACTATGCGAGTAGCTCACCATCTCCGAAGGCAACTCTCGCATTGATAAACGCTTTAGAGGATTTTCTAGAGATCGAATTCCCATTGGGTGAGTTAAATGATCACGCCCAAGAATGGGAGAAGGAAGTTGATGAGTTAACGCAGGAAGATAGTGAGATCGGAGACTACGTTAAAGCGCTGGAAGAGAGTAAAGATAGTGCCGCCTTCTCCGATGTATCCGGCGATGAGATTGCCCGTGAACTTGAGAAATTCTTAAGAAGACAAGAAGGAAGTTAG
- the mshC gene encoding cysteine--1-D-myo-inosityl 2-amino-2-deoxy-alpha-D-glucopyranoside ligase, giving the protein MKAWSDLYIPPLDARFSLADLSLHDTATNSVKPLARKSIYRIYVCGITPYDATHLGHANTYLAFDLVNRYLRATGAQVNFVENITDIDDPLLERAARDGIDWEDLAHSQIELFKSDMVALHVIPPAHYIGAVEAIPQVIDAIKALQEKGTVYNVEQDLYFEVRSDSDFGRRSNLSQIEMLDIFAQRGGDPLKHGKKDPLDALLWLAQRPNEPGWNSEFGAGRPGWHIECCAIALNYLDIADGDSTSIDIQGGGSDLIFPHHEMSAAQSKMINGREFATHYVHAGMIGLDGDKMSKSKGNLVLVSNLLKEGRDAMAIRLALLSHHYRNDHMWTNSDLVEAEQLLNEMRIALSRMEVAPTDSTITEIIAALADDLDTPKAIKALRGWLEATYAGQVGGSPGELSRAIDTLLGIAF; this is encoded by the coding sequence ATGAAGGCCTGGTCAGATCTCTATATTCCGCCGCTTGATGCGCGCTTTTCCTTGGCAGATCTCTCACTTCATGACACGGCAACTAATTCGGTAAAACCTCTTGCTCGAAAGAGCATCTACCGAATCTATGTTTGTGGAATTACTCCTTACGATGCAACTCACCTGGGCCATGCCAATACTTATCTGGCTTTCGACCTAGTAAATAGATACTTACGGGCAACTGGAGCTCAAGTAAATTTCGTTGAGAACATTACCGATATCGATGATCCACTTCTGGAACGAGCAGCGCGCGATGGCATTGACTGGGAAGATCTTGCTCATTCACAGATCGAACTTTTTAAGTCAGATATGGTCGCTTTACATGTGATCCCACCTGCTCATTACATTGGGGCAGTTGAGGCGATTCCGCAAGTTATAGATGCGATTAAAGCGCTTCAAGAAAAAGGCACGGTCTATAACGTCGAACAAGATCTCTACTTTGAAGTTAGAAGTGATTCAGACTTTGGACGCCGTTCTAATTTATCTCAAATTGAAATGCTTGATATATTCGCACAACGTGGGGGAGATCCGTTAAAGCATGGCAAGAAAGATCCACTTGATGCTCTTCTATGGCTCGCACAACGTCCCAATGAACCAGGTTGGAACTCTGAGTTCGGTGCCGGTCGTCCCGGTTGGCATATTGAATGCTGCGCCATTGCGCTCAATTATTTAGATATCGCAGATGGCGATTCCACCTCGATAGATATCCAAGGTGGCGGAAGTGATTTAATTTTTCCGCATCACGAAATGTCCGCGGCACAATCAAAGATGATTAACGGACGTGAGTTTGCAACGCATTATGTTCACGCAGGAATGATCGGACTTGATGGCGACAAGATGAGTAAATCAAAGGGAAACCTCGTTCTGGTCTCTAATTTGCTCAAAGAAGGTCGCGATGCGATGGCGATTCGCTTGGCTTTGTTAAGCCATCACTACCGCAACGATCATATGTGGACCAATAGTGATCTAGTTGAAGCAGAACAACTCCTTAACGAGATGCGCATCGCACTCTCGCGCATGGAAGTTGCACCAACTGATTCAACTATCACCGAAATTATTGCGGCCCTTGCAGATGATCTAGATACGCCTAAAGCAATCAAAGCTTTGCGCGGATGGCTTGAAGCCACTTACGCGGGACAAGTTGGGGGAAGCCCAGGCGAACTATCACGCGCAATCGATACCTTGCTCGGTATCGCTTTCTAA
- a CDS encoding SCO1664 family protein: MSGLSAQEIEEYLRDLSHGDLSVTGRLVDASNATLYASCEVKERTLICIYKPIAGERPLWDFPDGTLANREYLTFLVSHWLGLHLVPPTVLRDGPYGTGMVQLWIDIDESVDLMEFFKEDNAELRKIALLDLITNNTDRKIGHLIPTPEGAVYGCDHGVTFHEEDKLRTVLWQWAKQPFSSDELEILQLAKMLIATEKRDVVLGLIEEEELNATVDRIERALSQKCFPEPNPDWPAVPWPPF; encoded by the coding sequence ATGAGCGGTTTGAGCGCACAGGAAATTGAAGAGTATCTGAGAGATCTGAGCCACGGAGATCTATCAGTTACTGGACGGCTAGTTGATGCATCTAATGCAACTTTGTACGCCTCATGTGAAGTTAAGGAAAGAACTTTAATTTGTATCTACAAACCAATTGCAGGCGAACGTCCGCTTTGGGATTTCCCCGATGGCACCTTAGCTAATCGTGAATACCTGACTTTTTTAGTAAGCCATTGGTTAGGTTTACATCTTGTGCCACCGACAGTTCTACGTGATGGTCCTTACGGAACTGGAATGGTTCAACTCTGGATAGATATTGATGAGAGCGTTGATCTGATGGAGTTCTTTAAAGAAGATAATGCCGAACTTCGCAAGATCGCGCTTCTAGATTTGATAACAAACAACACAGATCGAAAAATCGGACATTTGATTCCTACGCCAGAAGGCGCGGTCTATGGCTGCGATCATGGAGTTACCTTTCATGAGGAAGATAAGTTGCGAACAGTTCTTTGGCAGTGGGCGAAGCAGCCATTCTCAAGCGATGAACTGGAGATATTGCAGTTAGCAAAGATGTTGATTGCAACTGAGAAACGAGATGTTGTACTTGGACTCATTGAAGAGGAAGAGTTAAACGCGACTGTAGATCGAATCGAAAGAGCCCTTTCACAGAAGTGTTTTCCGGAACCCAACCCAGATTGGCCAGCGGTTCCGTGGCCACCGTTCTAG
- a CDS encoding DUF3090 family protein codes for MSGQIFLFDPADRFVAGTVGVPGERTFFLQARSGSRLISVSLEKAQVAALAERTQQILREVRSSEPLTVFERVERDDQPLETPIDEEFRVGVIGLAYLSDRKMIEIDLQAIADSQSPEDEELLMELSDSQDILRVLIPLGYAESFAKRAIAVVGAGRAPCPFCGGPIDPSGHLCPRANGYRR; via the coding sequence ATGAGCGGACAGATCTTTCTCTTCGATCCCGCCGATCGTTTTGTAGCAGGAACCGTCGGCGTTCCGGGGGAGCGCACCTTCTTTCTTCAAGCACGGAGCGGTTCTCGATTGATTTCGGTTTCGCTAGAGAAGGCCCAGGTTGCAGCGCTAGCCGAGCGAACTCAACAGATTTTACGAGAAGTGAGATCTTCGGAACCTTTAACTGTATTTGAACGCGTTGAACGAGATGATCAACCTTTAGAGACGCCAATAGATGAAGAGTTTCGCGTCGGAGTTATAGGCCTTGCCTATCTTTCAGATCGCAAGATGATTGAGATTGATCTCCAAGCGATCGCCGATAGCCAATCTCCTGAGGATGAAGAGTTGTTGATGGAGTTATCGGATAGCCAAGATATCTTGCGCGTCTTAATTCCATTGGGTTATGCGGAAAGTTTTGCAAAACGTGCGATCGCTGTTGTTGGCGCGGGTCGCGCACCTTGCCCATTCTGCGGTGGTCCTATTGATCCAAGTGGTCATCTCTGTCCGCGCGCTAATGGATACCGAAGATGA
- a CDS encoding MSMEG_4193 family putative phosphomutase, with protein sequence MTRIVLLRHAHSSANAKAILAGRAPGVDLSDRGRKEAQDIAKRLKEINFSLIRVSPMERCAQTIEPLLAQLSKNREAEPIVEVESDLVEVDYGKWTGRKLAILSRDKAWKVVQNTPSAMYFPGGEGLLDVQARAMRALNSAANTPGKGAKLLVSHGDVIKSIVASVLGTHLDHFQKIVIDPASLTVLDFNGVDYRVLTLNSTTAPISAFLKKEVSKKKGVTALLGGGSGRKGKG encoded by the coding sequence ATGACACGGATAGTTTTGTTACGCCATGCACATTCATCGGCCAATGCCAAAGCGATTCTTGCCGGAAGAGCGCCAGGTGTAGATCTCTCAGACCGCGGTCGTAAAGAAGCGCAAGATATTGCAAAGCGATTGAAAGAGATTAATTTTTCGCTGATCAGAGTTAGTCCCATGGAACGTTGTGCTCAAACTATCGAACCTTTATTGGCGCAATTATCGAAGAACCGTGAAGCCGAGCCGATCGTTGAAGTCGAAAGCGATCTCGTTGAAGTGGACTACGGTAAATGGACAGGGCGAAAGCTCGCAATTCTTTCAAGGGACAAGGCCTGGAAGGTTGTGCAAAATACTCCGAGCGCGATGTATTTTCCGGGTGGTGAAGGGTTATTAGATGTTCAAGCTCGGGCCATGCGCGCGTTAAATAGCGCAGCAAATACGCCAGGTAAAGGTGCAAAGCTTCTCGTAAGTCATGGTGATGTCATCAAATCAATCGTGGCCAGCGTCTTGGGTACACATTTAGATCACTTCCAGAAAATTGTCATCGATCCTGCATCGTTAACGGTTCTTGATTTCAACGGCGTTGATTATCGCGTTCTAACTTTGAACAGCACCACCGCTCCAATCTCGGCCTTCCTAAAGAAAGAAGTTTCCAAGAAGAAGGGTGTTACTGCGCTGCTTGGTGGGGGATCTGGGCGTAAAGGCAAAGGATGA
- a CDS encoding aldo/keto reductase, translated as MELRRAGRSGLSLSRLALGTMTWGRDTDTHEAADQARAFIEAGGNYFDSASHYGDGDSERVIGGLIGTLFKREDVVISTKAGSSYIDGALVTDNSRTSLMSSLDKSLTRLGTNYVDIWMIQSWDTAAQLEDALSALDWAYTSGRARYVGISNFNGWQSARAISLQEANSSKAPIAVMQNEFSLLNRRVEEDSLQCSRNLETGFIAWSPLGRGVLTGKYRNGIPADSRAATPHFAPFIEPYLNDRSRRIVEAVSVAAQGLGYSPLEVALAWVRDFPGVTSSVVGARTAAQLQGILASEEIELPEVVRNALNEVSATL; from the coding sequence ATGGAACTTCGTCGTGCGGGAAGATCAGGGCTCTCCCTTTCTCGCCTTGCCCTAGGCACAATGACCTGGGGACGCGACACCGATACCCATGAAGCTGCCGATCAAGCACGCGCTTTTATCGAAGCCGGCGGAAACTATTTTGACTCAGCCAGTCACTACGGCGATGGAGATTCAGAACGGGTAATCGGCGGCCTGATCGGGACGCTATTCAAACGAGAAGATGTTGTCATCTCAACCAAAGCGGGATCTTCCTATATTGATGGCGCACTAGTCACAGATAACTCTCGTACCTCATTGATGAGTTCGCTGGATAAATCACTTACTCGTTTGGGAACAAACTATGTTGATATCTGGATGATCCAGAGTTGGGATACGGCAGCGCAATTAGAGGATGCGCTGTCGGCTCTTGATTGGGCATATACCTCTGGTCGCGCCAGATATGTAGGAATTTCAAACTTCAACGGTTGGCAGAGCGCACGAGCTATCTCGTTACAGGAAGCCAATAGCAGCAAGGCTCCTATTGCAGTTATGCAGAATGAATTTTCACTTCTAAATCGAAGAGTGGAAGAAGATTCGTTGCAATGCTCTCGCAATCTGGAAACCGGATTTATCGCATGGTCTCCGCTAGGTCGCGGTGTTCTAACCGGTAAATATCGCAATGGAATTCCTGCCGATTCTCGCGCTGCTACTCCGCACTTCGCGCCCTTTATTGAACCTTACTTAAATGATCGTTCACGTCGCATAGTTGAGGCTGTCTCTGTTGCTGCTCAAGGTCTCGGCTATTCACCACTAGAGGTGGCCTTAGCTTGGGTACGTGATTTTCCCGGCGTAACCAGTTCAGTTGTCGGCGCACGTACCGCCGCGCAGTTGCAAGGCATCTTGGCTAGCGAAGAGATTGAACTTCCTGAAGTTGTACGTAACGCGTTAAACGAAGTTTCAGCAACTCTCTAA